The Hevea brasiliensis isolate MT/VB/25A 57/8 chromosome 1, ASM3005281v1, whole genome shotgun sequence DNA segment TCCCTCTTATAGGATTCtgtttgaaatcaaaattcccgAGTTCGTTCAGAATTAATGCAGCAGCGAGTCTAGCAACTATTTGCTTAGTTTTTATTTGCTGTAGTTGGGGGAATTGGGTTGATGGGATGATTAGCTTCTATCCATATGTGCTCTTGAATCGTAGACTTGCAACCAAAATCATCTTATCCcactttataatttattattactagtattattttataccacaAACTGGCATTAGTGCTTTTAAAACATATTGCTTTATCTGGCCATAGCTTGTGGTTTATCGAATTTAGACAGCCATTCAACTACTTGGTAGGCTAATATAGAATTTGTATTCTTCTTGTGCCTATTATGGCGTTTCACCTTCTTTATTTGAAAAGACCATTTGTGTTATGTGGTCACATTTCTTCGATCTCATATTTTCTACAGGGATTTAGGGAACTCAAACTTATCTGGACATCTAGTACGTGAACTTGGGAAGCTAGAACACCTGCAATATCTGTATGTTTCTCCTTTCTGTTTTCTCCCTATAATATCTATAATTGATTGGCATGATTTCTTATTTGATTTGTTTATATTCAGATATTATGACTTGTTTAGGATATGCAGTCATGTTTGAGTTACTATAGTAGATTCAATTTCTTTTGAAATTCAGATTTGGATTATTAACTTTAGTACCTTTTTGATCCTTCATGATGTAGGGAAGTCTATAAAAACAATATTCAAGGAAGCATCCCTAGTGAGCTTGGTAACTTGAGGAACCTTGTGAGCTTGGATTTGTACAACAACAACATCTCAGGGATCATTCCTACTTCTCTGGGGAAATTGAAGTCCCTTGTCTTTTTGTGAGTTGATGCTACTCTAACTTTAATGCATTTTTCCCTATTGGTTTGGAAAATTCAGTGAATTTGCTTCCTAAATTCACTTGTTAATTTGGAGAATTAAAAATGGTGTCAATAGCATAATCATCCAAGGTCCTCAAATTATGGTGCCAAGTGAATTTACTTTTTCTTGGTATGGTTGATAAGCTACTTCTCTTTCCTGTTCAGTTGGCTGTCACTGAAATTGAACGTTGATTAAAAGTTTGTTACAATAACATATTTAAGTTAATGTCTGCCTTGCATGGGGCACCTCTTGTAACTAGTTCCTGTCATAGTGCAATATATGGCTTCTAGCCCATTCATTAACTTTCTGTTGACAGACGTCTTAATGGCAATCGACTAACTGGACCAATCCCAAGGGAACTTGTAGGTATTTCAAGCCTCAAAGTTGTGTAAGTAACTAAGTGTTTACTTTGTCCCCTCCCCCCACCTttcttaaagaaaaaaaattttctaaatgatCATACATTCACCATTTATTTTGTTGAATTGTCTTCATTCTAAGTTTGGCATCTTTTTCCAGGGATGTCTCAAACAATGATATATGTGGAACAATTCCCACCAGCGGGCCATTTGAGCATGTACCTTTGAACAAGTaggttttttcttttatttactcaTCTAAAGTTGTGGATGTTTTTGTTGTTTGTACTTTTCTGGACTAGTTTCAAAGCCCTGGATATTACTCTCTACCAttagtaagttataaaatatcagaaaataaATGTGCAAGCAGCTGTCTTTTAGTCTTGAGGGCATTAAGCAGTCATTTGATCTTTAATCTTTAGCTCCTGCAGCTAGTTATTAAGCTTTTTAACAACCTAGTTAAATTGGATGTTGAATAGTTCGAATTTGCTATCTAGTATAACAGCCAAATGCAACTGTTCTGCATATTTTATCAGCCCCCAAGTTTGGAAGACTACTTAAGTCAAGTGATATAATAGCACATCTTGAAAGGAAGGGAAGAATGACTGAAGCATTTTAACTTCTGGCACCATGTGATTCTCTGGTCTGTTGGATGTGAATCTCAAGAGGCATGAAGTGATGGAAAATGGAAAATCATATAGATTTgcttttctaaaataaaatctggtTTTGGATTTTAGATTTGCTTTACAGTGGCTAGTGCCACCTGTAATCGAAGAACCATGTCTGTAAGAATGACAGAAGTTTAAGGATGAAGAACTATTGATATCATTGAGATGGGTTGCCACCTGAGAATGTGGAACAAATGCGTGTCCTAGATACTTCAAAGATTTATCAACTGGTATGGGAAGTGAGTTAGATTAAGATTTTCAAAAACCTACTTTGATGGTCACAGACCCCTGTGAGGATgcgcttccattttttttttgttgttgcCATTGTTTTTATATTCAGATTTATATAAACCAGCACTTATAATCGTACCTTTTACTAAAATCAGCCTAGGGCAATCTCTGATCTACACAATTAGGCCTTTAGATATTCCAAGTTTGTACTTTGCAGTGTTAAGTTGCTGAGAATGTAAAGCTCTTTACTAGTGAGAGATGTAGTTTTTTGGTTATCTAACAATTAGTTTAATTATATATAGTTATTTCGAATGTTAGATTTTTTAGATTTCTGTTAATGAACTGTACGTAATATTCTGAAATTGGGATTCTGTTGAGGATGGTTTGTAagttaaaacacataaaaatctATTTCAGAACTTCCTCTTTGCAGATCCCCATATTTTGTCAGATCTCTATTAGttgttttcaagttatttggcgtCTGTATTACCTGTGGCAATATAATGGACTTGTTTGAGTTAAATGGTCATTAGTAATGTGACTTTGCTTTATTATCCTTCTAGATTTTTCTGATCATCCACCTTTTTTTTCCCTAAAAGTCTTCTGATATTGTGTTTCTTTATGATTTTTAATAGTATTTGTATTCTTTATGTGTAACAACTTTATTCTGCTTGGATTTTTATGCATGCATATTGTCCTTATGTTTCTTTATTATGCTTGGGTTTCTATACTTGCATATGAATTATATTGGAACTGTTAGACCTCTTGTATTATTCATGCAAATTGTCAGCTTTGGGGGAGATTAATAAATTTTAGATCTTCTTAAGAACTCTAGTGTCTAAATccctgttattattattattattattattattattattattatttgtgaaACTTAAAGAAGATATTTTGTTTTTACATGTTCCCTTTTCCTTGTTTGCATTTATTCAAGTTTGGTGACATGTTAGTTTCATGAATATTTTGATAGCGGTGAAGGCATTCACCAAAATCTGCTAATATTTTCCTGTAGGCAAAGGAAATAACCTTTTAATTTTGTTCCACTATTGTAGCTTTGAGAATAATCCTCGACTAGAAGGTCCAGAGTTGCTAGGACTTGCGAGTTATGACACAAATTGCTCATGAAGAGATCAAGATGCTGAAAACTGCCAAAATTGCCTTCAATCACATGTACTTCATCGATGGAAAGTGAATTACCTTAGTTTAATGGGGTTAGCTAAATGTAATCCCTGATAAAAGTATTTGTAAATTGGTAGACTTCTTAATGCTTCAGCATTGGTTGTGCTCGAAGATCAAGATATGAATTTGTCTCAATATAATGTTAACGAAGGGTTGGGGTTAGATCTGTCCATCCAGTTTATTGTTTTTCCTCGCTTCATTACTCTGTTGCCACTGGAAATAACTTGTCTAAATTTAGAATGGTGAATTTTGTTGTTTGGTGTTTTTTCAGTGACTTTCCTAGTTCACTTGGACCAACAGGCAAGCTGGTCAATCAGCTGTAGTAGAGAAGCTTGAACGAGCCTTAGCTGATGTTGAGTGTGGTGAAATGTTTTCAAAGGCAGTACGTTCGAGCTCCAAGTTGGGTCTGATCATCGTCCCATGGTTCTGCTTCCAGATATTTCCACCAAATGGGCAAAACGTTTATTCAAGTTCGAAGCTATGTGGCTAGATAATCGGGTGCGTGGCCAAATCTTAGGGAAGGGCTGGATGAACAGGGTCTCAGATGTTCTTTACAGTTCGAAAATTAAAAGCATGCGGGGCTGAGTTGTCCAGATGGAACTAACAACGCTTTCAAGCCAGCTCTCAGCATATTAAAAACCTTACATACCAGCTAAACTTTTTATCCATGGATTCTCCCACCCCTTCTTGCAGAGAAAGAGTCTAGATTAATTGACCAGCAGAAGCATATATGGAAGATAGCCGAGGTTCACAGGAAGTAACAATCGTATTTGCTGGTCGCAAGGAGGATCAGAATCAAAGATGAAAATAGGAATTGGTTAGAGGAAGAACAAGCCTTCAAGTCATCCATCTTAAAGTCCTTCAAGCGAGTTCAATTAGCAAGGCATGATTCCTTAGGTAGTAACCCCTTTGATGAATGTTAGGTTATTATCACCAGTGTTAGATGTGGAAATTAACTGTATGTTTGGATGGAATTTATGGAAGCTTTTTAGAGTTCTTTCATTCCCACTCGATGTGAGACAAAACCATCTTCCGACATCATTCTCTTCAATTATTAACGATGCTCCATCATAACCTTTCTTTCCTGCTAGTGGTCTGCGATAGGGAGACCTACTATCACTGTACATGTTCCTTTTGGTATCAAAGGCTTTATGTAAACTATCACAAGTCCAAGGATGAAGCACAAACTATTAAAAAGATTCTTGGGACGTCCAACAAGGCTGGGAGGTACCATATAAGCTATCATAAATCCAACATTCTATTTAGCAAATCGATATCCTCTTCTAGTTaagtcacaatttatcaaatattGAATATGAAAAAGATGAACTCCGCTAGTATTTTACTTAGCCTGCCCTCTTTACGGGGAAAGTATAAAATTCAGGCTTTAGACTCCATTACATTGAGTGCTCAATGCAATTCCCTCCTATGCCATGGCAATGTTAAAATTCCCCATATCTTTTTTTCATAATCTAAATAGCTGCTTATAAATGGATTGTATTTTCTAGCCTCTACTTTCTTTCAGGTTCAAAAGGTTAGAAACAGTTGTTGCATTTGGAATTTATTGCCAGGCCATGAGCTTCTTTTGAAAAGCGCTCATCATAACATAGGAGATGATGCCAACGCTTTGATTTGGTAAGATGCTTGGGGTCCTGATAACATATGGGAGTCGGCTTCGAATGCCAAAGACACATCCGACTATTGAGGTCGAGTTAGCGCCCAAGCTAGGACTTGGCAAATCCTAGTCACAACAGAATTTTATTACAAAACTTTCTCCATATTCATATATAACTCAAGATGACTAGAATACAGATTCTAATCCAAATTAAACATTCACAAATATAAATAGATCATCAGTCAATATATGTAGACATTATGATTTTGATGAACTACAATCATAGAGAGTTCTAACTTTAGCATCATAGTTAATTCCTAGCCAGAGTTAGGATTATCCTTTAATATTTCTCTGATTGCAAGTACACTTCCTTGGCTTGTGAAGACTCAGCTGCGCATAACTTTTGTTGTCAAATTGGTACGGTAAGCATTGCCAAGAAAAAGGTAAGCACTAACAAGGAAAACCATACCCTAAAGATATCACTCCAAAAAGTTtatccatcaataacacaatctaTAACTAGTTAAATATgtatataattattcaaaattttaatataaatttagattGCATTTACTATAATTAAGAAAATagcataatttaaaaaatataaaaaaatattgagttatattattaaaataaaataataaataatccaaGGGAAAATAGTTTTGGACTCAATATTCACAATTTAagattttgattaattttattcTCTTTTACGAATAGAATACTCCATAAATATTATCAAAAGAACTAAATTACTAACTGAACTAAAATTTAAAGACCTGTTAATCAGATTCAAAATGTGGAGTCAGTAATATTACCATTCTCTACAGGGACGAAATTATAATTAACTCATAATTAAAAACCAAATCCACCAACATCTGTAAACCATTCTAAGTCATACAATGCATCTTTCATATCCATTTCTACAAGTAAATACCTAATGAAGTTTTCAATTTCCATCAAGTTCTGATGCCAAAAGTTGTCATTTTCAGAGTTTCTCACTAGACATCAATGTTTCTTCACATATCAAATGCATAGCGAATTTCGTTAGATTtccaatgacaacaacaatagaatttaaatttaaagtagCTCACAGTGCAGTATTGTTCAAGCGAACCAATCTTGCTATTTAAAGGGGGTATTTAGTTTAGATTATAAGTCAAAAGTCATAATGAAACTTTATCTACTTATCTTAAAGCTattatttaatcaaataaaaaactatattatcctaataatttttaaaaatatcaatatcatccttattttaacaattataacAACATTTATAACACTTAATTACATATTCTTtttattaaattacttttaagcACATTTTAACCAAACATTTAAACTCATTTAAAGTTATTATTAAGTAATtttactaaataattaaatacttatttttaatttaattcataaattaaaaaatatatttcaagTCAAAAGTTAAAAAAAGTATGTAATTAAACCAAACACCCTCTCATACTGAACACTGAGAAACCACGCTTCTTATGCATTCAAACATTCTAGAAATTTAAGCACAAATAAAGGTATGGCTTCCTACTTCACAGGAGCTGACAGAAATTCAACTATTTGCACACCTACAACTTTTGCATTctgatttaaattaattatactttccACATGAGCGCCACATTAATAAACTAAATCCCAACATCAAACACGGAACTAATAGAGGATGGGAAAGTATCAAGGGAATCATGTCCAGTGCATCACAAATTCACACAGTAATGCCAACTTTCAAATACCCAATCAAAGATCAAAGCTTCAACTAAACTTATTTGATTCAATCAAAaggcaattaaataaaaatattgaaaatttgaagGATATAATCTCTatagaaattttaattataaagtcCAAGAAAACAATATAGAATTTTGAGTGTTAACAGTTAAACAGGGGAAAAAGAATAACCAGGGACCATTCTTACCAGCACAAAAATTTTAACCAAAAAATTCACACAACCAGAGAGAGAACAAAAGAAACTGCCAAAAAAAAACAACAACGGAAGAAGATGCATAAAATCAGGCGAGGCATTGAGAATTCGTTACAGGGGATGCTTTCAGCAGGTTTTGGATTCATGTTAGGCAAAGGAGAGTGAGGTTCTAAGGTTTTGAAATCGGCACAATCAACTAATTCAATCCAACAGACAGGCATGTGCATCCCAATCAAACCGACGCCagaaggaaaaaaataaataaataaaagaaacaacAAATAAAAAACAACCAACAGAATAAGAtgcataaaaattttcaaatggcTGACAACTTCTTTTAAATTCTCACGAGACAAAcagcaaaaaaattaaaatatagggTGTATCAATTCCAACTAAAACTAACCCACTGTCATAGATATCCAAAGTTCTACAATAAAAATTTTTTGGAATAATAAGATCAAACAAAAAGATATCTCTCATAACAAgggaaaaataaacataaaaatcgCATAGAAAACAAAATCTAGTCTTCTCAATCTTCTTCAACAACAGTCCCTTTCTCGCTGACATAGATACCATCAAGGAATTTCCTGATATCTTTGTTCTTAACATGGCATTTCTGTCCAAACAAAAAATGTATAGCAGtcataataatgaaaaaaaaaaattatgtcagTGGGTATGCATCTTCATCATCTATACATACCCAGTAATACACTACACAACCAAGGTGCattcaacacacacacacacacagaggatACCTGGTTTATCAAGGCAGCAGACCTAGAAACCAGTTCAATATCATTGCCATCCAATACAAGCTCATCCTTAACCTTGTCAGACCGAACAACAGTTACACCTTCAAGCATATCAACTTTCCTGACCTGAAGGAACCCAGCATTATAAATAATAACCCAAATCATTCTGTAATAAATATATTATCAACTAACAAATACCAAGTCATCAATTTCCCTTTCTGCTTTAAAATACCCTGCTGATACATTGAAATAATCCTCAATCTTGAGTAATGATCACATCAAAATAGAATAGACGAATTTCTATTGGTTAGTATTTTTGAATTACATGCTAAAACATTATATATTTCAAGATATGAATGAGATTTTGAATTCAATTCACTATAAACACATCTTATGA contains these protein-coding regions:
- the LOC110657111 gene encoding leucine-rich repeat protein 1 isoform X1, translating into MAAASWPWTLSASLTVTLTVTLVSVANGNSEGDALYTLRKSLSDPDNVLQSWDPTLVNPCTWFHITCNQDNHVTRVDLGNSNLSGHLVRELGKLEHLQYLEVYKNNIQGSIPSELGNLRNLVSLDLYNNNISGIIPTSLGKLKSLVFLRLNGNRLTGPIPRELVGISSLKVVDVSNNDICGTIPTSGPFEHVPLNNFENNPRLEGPELLGLASYDTNCS
- the LOC110657111 gene encoding leucine-rich repeat protein 1 isoform X4, with product MAAASWPWTLSASLTVTLTVTLVSVANGNSEGDALYTLRKSLSDPDNVLQSWDPTLVNPCTWFHITCNQDNHVTRVDLGNSNLSGHLVRELGKLEHLQYLEVYKNNIQGSIPSELGNLRNLVSLDLYNNNISGIIPTSLGKLKSLVFLDVSNNDICGTIPTSGPFEHVPLNNDFPSSLGPTGKLVNQL
- the LOC110657111 gene encoding leucine-rich repeat protein 1 isoform X3, translated to MAAASWPWTLSASLTVTLTVTLVSVANGNSEGDALYTLRKSLSDPDNVLQSWDPTLVNPCTWFHITCNQDNHVTRVDLGNSNLSGHLVRELGKLEHLQYLEVYKNNIQGSIPSELGNLRNLVSLDLYNNNISGIIPTSLGKLKSLVFLDVSNNDICGTIPTSGPFEHVPLNNFENNPRLEGPELLGLASYDTNCS
- the LOC110657111 gene encoding leucine-rich repeat protein 1 isoform X2 translates to MAAASWPWTLSASLTVTLTVTLVSVANGNSEGDALYTLRKSLSDPDNVLQSWDPTLVNPCTWFHITCNQDNHVTRVDLGNSNLSGHLVRELGKLEHLQYLEVYKNNIQGSIPSELGNLRNLVSLDLYNNNISGIIPTSLGKLKSLVFLRLNGNRLTGPIPRELVGISSLKVVDVSNNDICGTIPTSGPFEHVPLNNDFPSSLGPTGKLVNQL